One part of the Raphanus sativus cultivar WK10039 chromosome 7, ASM80110v3, whole genome shotgun sequence genome encodes these proteins:
- the LOC108817733 gene encoding two-component response regulator ARR11 produces the protein MDKGFSPVGLRVLVVDDDPTWLKILEKMLKKCSYEVTTCGLAREALRLLRERKDGYDIVISDVNMPDMDGFKLLEHVGLELDLPVIMMSVDGETKRVMKGVQHGACDYLLKPIRMKELKIIWQHVLRKKLQEVKDIEGCYDGGANWFTGNDETHYLGGGEDVSFGKKRKEFDFEKKLLLQDESDPSSSSSSSKKARVVWSFELHQKFVNAVNQIGCDHKAGPKKILDLMNVPWLTRENVASHLQKYRLYLSRLEKGKELKCYSGGVKNMDSPPKDSEFTSRHQSPGKNNSYAFSGGSYKAESDPKQLAASSVSDPSSDVHTPPPKAKKTRIEFDPPISSSCAFDSLLPWEDVPDPLESKHQILYQSSFLQQQPLLPSQTPFVMEKEMKPSYETCVNADEFLMPQDENSTVILQDLHLCAPPSAMKLQESSSNVTNDTESILRSLNWELPESNHSGFIDTDLDFSWLHNEHFLANTSGNFQNFQFQDYSCSPSLPSELPPHLWFGNDPDEYTLMVDHGLFIS, from the exons ATGGATAAAGGCTTCTCTCCCGTCGGTCTAAGAGTTCTTGTGGTTGATGACGACCCAACATGGCTCAAGATTCTTGAGAAAATGCTAAAGAAGTGCTCTTACGAAG TCACTACATGTGGGTTAGCTAGAGAAGCTCTGAGGCTGCTGCGGGAGCGTAAGGACGGATATGATATCGTGATCAGCGACGTCAACATGCCTGACATGGACGGCTTCAAGCTCCTTGAGCACGTTGGCCTTGAGTTGGACCTCCCTGTCATAA TGATGTCAGTGGACGGTGAGACGAAAAGAGTGATGAAAGGTGTGCAGCACGGAGCGTGTGATTACCTGTTGAAGCCGATAAGGATGAAGGAGCTGAAGATCATATGGCAGCATGTTCTGAGAAAGAAGCTTCAAGAAGTGAAAGACATCGAAGGCTGCTATGATGGAGGAGCTAATTGGTTCACCGGAAACGATGAGACGCATTATCTTGGAGGAGGTGAAGATGTTTCTTTTGGGAAAAAGAGGAAAGAGTTTGACTTTGAGAAGAAGCTTCTTCTTCAGGATGAGAGTgacccatcatcatcatcatcttcctccaaGAAAGCCAGAGTTGTTTGGTCTTTTGAGCTTCATCAGAAGTTTGTCAACGCTGTTAACCAGATCGGTTGCGATCACA AAGCTGGTCCAAAGAAGATATTGGACCTCATGAATGTTCCATGGCTCACTAGGGAAAACGTTGCTAGCCACCTCCAG AAGTACAGGCTTTACCTGAGCAGATTGGAGAAAGGAAAGGAGCTAAAGTGTTATTCTGGTGGAGTAAAGAATATGGATTCACCTCCAAAAGATTCCGAATTTACTTCACGCCACCAAAGCCCTGGCAAGAACAACAGCTATGCATTCTCTGGAGGCAGTTATAAAGCAGAGAGTGATCCAAAGCAACTTGCTGCATCTTCAGTGTCTGACCCCAGCAGTGATGTTCATACGCCTCCTCCAAAAGCGAAAAAGACGCGTATAGAATTTGATCCTCCCATTTCTTCAAGTTGTGCGTTTGACTCTCTCCTTCCCTGGGAAGATGTTCCAGACCCACTTGAATCAAAGCACCAGATTCTGTATCAGAGCAGCTTTCTCCAGCAACAACCATTGTTACCAAGTCAAACTCCCTTTGTCATGGAAAAGGAAATGAAGCCTTCTTATGAGACTTGTGTGAATGCGGATGAGTTTCTCATGCCACAAGATGAGAACTCTACTGTGATCCTTCAAGATCTACACTTGTGTGCTCCTCCCTCTGCCATGAAGCTGCAGGAGTCAAGCTCAAATGTAACCAACGATACAGAGTCGATTCTGAGAAGCTTGAACTGGGAACTTCCAGAATCAAATCATTCTGGTTTTATAGACACTGACTTAGACTTCAGTTGGCTTCACAACGAGCATTTTCTTGCAAACACCTCCGGGAACTTCCAAAACTTCCAGTTTCAAGATTACAGTTGTAGCCCATCTCTCCCATCCGAGCTCCCACCTCACCTTTGGTTTGGAAATGACCCTGACGAGTATACCCTCATGGTAGACCATGGTTTATTCATATCTTGA
- the LOC108817734 gene encoding protein HHL1, chloroplastic isoform X1, translating to MEASMSLNALTRLPLKNTGRLEEFGLARHSLFTSSRTPCQEKAQQRRRVLVVEAKGKKGMAARQYQRTPPPMPKIEDDGNPRFVIFIRMANVYLWYPLSIIAGGTTAKIMVAAKDNLLGKYIYKDTIARNIAAVIYRDEKEIQKTAIKQHRVLRTATEFRYGYKLVENGNMRAALSTSDVIELPTQDQLKTVLDKVKDFFGDAKESFGKISSLNPGTDEETEGSTDEKAKAQG from the exons ATGGAGGCAAGTATGTCCCTCAACGCGTTAACTCGGCTTCCACTGAAGAACACGGGAAGACTAGAAGAGTTCGGTTTAGCGAGACACTCTCTGTTCACCTCCTCGAGAACGCCATGCCAAGAGAAGGCGCAGCAGCGGAGGAGGGTTTTAGTGGTGGAGGCGAAGGGGAAGAAAGGTATGGCGGCGCGTCAGTATCAACGTACGCCTCCCCCTATGCCTAAGATTGAAGACGACGGAAACCCTAGATTCGTTATCTTCATTCGTATGGCCAAC GTGTATCTTTGGTACCCTCTCAGTATAATAGCCGGAGGTACAACTGCTAAGATCATGGTTGCTGCTAAAGACAACCTCTTGGGGAAGTATATATACAAAGACACCATTGCTAGAAATATTGCTGCTGTTATTTACAGA GATGAGAAGGAGATACAAAAGACAGCAATTAAGCAGCATCGTGTCTTGCGGACTGCCACTGAGTTTCGATATGGCTACAAACTTGTT GAAAATGGAAATATGAGAGCTGCACTGAGTACTTCAGATGTCATCGAG CTCCCAACCCAGGACCAGCTTAAAACAGTATTGGACAAAGTGAAAGACTTTTTTGGGGATGCAAAAGAGTCCTTCGGAAAGATATCATCACTGAATCCTGGGACAGATGAAGAAACCGAAGGAAGCACTGATGAGAAAGCCAA GGCCCAAGGCTGA
- the LOC108817734 gene encoding protein HHL1, chloroplastic isoform X2, whose product MEASMSLNALTRLPLKNTGRLEEFGLARHSLFTSSRTPCQEKAQQRRRVLVVEAKGKKGMAARQYQRTPPPMPKIEDDGNPRFVIFIRMANVYLWYPLSIIAGGTTAKIMVAAKDNLLGKYIYKDTIARNIAAVIYRDEKEIQKTAIKQHRVLRTATEFRYGYKLVENGNMRAALSTSDVIELPTQDQLKTVLDKVKDFFGDAKESFGKISSLNPGTDEETEGSTDEKAK is encoded by the exons ATGGAGGCAAGTATGTCCCTCAACGCGTTAACTCGGCTTCCACTGAAGAACACGGGAAGACTAGAAGAGTTCGGTTTAGCGAGACACTCTCTGTTCACCTCCTCGAGAACGCCATGCCAAGAGAAGGCGCAGCAGCGGAGGAGGGTTTTAGTGGTGGAGGCGAAGGGGAAGAAAGGTATGGCGGCGCGTCAGTATCAACGTACGCCTCCCCCTATGCCTAAGATTGAAGACGACGGAAACCCTAGATTCGTTATCTTCATTCGTATGGCCAAC GTGTATCTTTGGTACCCTCTCAGTATAATAGCCGGAGGTACAACTGCTAAGATCATGGTTGCTGCTAAAGACAACCTCTTGGGGAAGTATATATACAAAGACACCATTGCTAGAAATATTGCTGCTGTTATTTACAGA GATGAGAAGGAGATACAAAAGACAGCAATTAAGCAGCATCGTGTCTTGCGGACTGCCACTGAGTTTCGATATGGCTACAAACTTGTT GAAAATGGAAATATGAGAGCTGCACTGAGTACTTCAGATGTCATCGAG CTCCCAACCCAGGACCAGCTTAAAACAGTATTGGACAAAGTGAAAGACTTTTTTGGGGATGCAAAAGAGTCCTTCGGAAAGATATCATCACTGAATCCTGGGACAGATGAAGAAACCGAAGGAAGCACTGATGAGAAAGCCAAGTAA
- the LOC108817732 gene encoding probable thimet oligopeptidase, which produces MTEDDENYKKMQPSNNPKKLKLVKFTGAAGLIGLAVSFAIFAFNSHKQKSKKKCLPGCDTVRVNLSAKEILDLAEGIISDSTRVHDAVALVPLNKLSYENVVLPLAELEARQLPLVQCCVIPKMLSPHDNVRRASAEAEVKIDAHLLSSRKREDVYRVIRIYAAKGESIAPEAKCYLQCLVRDFENNGLNLTATKRVEVDRLRNEIDELSLRYVQNLNEDSSCLFFTEAELAGLPLEFLQSLDKTQNKEFKLTLESNHVAAILELCKIAKTRKTVAMAYGKRCGDANIPVLQKLVQSRHRLARLLGYAHFADYALDHRMSKTSTRVIRFLEDISSTLTDLASRELSFLKDLKRKEEGGLPFGVEDLLYYIKRVEELQFDLDFGDIRQYFPVSLVLPGIFKICQDLFGIKIEEVTEIDVWYYDVRAFAVFDSGSGKLLGYFYLDMFSREGKFSQSCVVALQNNALFSNGACQIPVALLIAQFAKDGGEAVPLGFSEVVNLFHEFGHVVQHICNRASFARFSGLRVDPDFREIPSQLLENWCYESFTLKLISGYRQDITKPLVDEVCKTLKRWRYSFSALKSLQEILYCLFDQKIYADDDVDFHQLIKSLHPKVMVGLPVVEGTNPASCFPRAVIGSEATCYSRLWSEVYAADIFASQFGDGHPNLYSGLQFRDKVLAPGGGKEAMELLTSFLGREPSTQAYIESRSKYSL; this is translated from the exons ATGACAGAAGACGATGAAAACTACAAGAAAATGCAACCATCTAATAATCCCAAGAAGCTCAAACTTGTAAAATTCACCGGAGCAGCCGGCCTAATCGGACTCGCCGTCAGTTTCGCCATCTTCGCTTTCAACTCTCACAAGCAAAAATCCAAGAAGAAat GTCTTCCTGGATGTGACACTGTTCGTGTTAACCTATCAGCCAAGGAGATTCTCGATTTAGCTGAGGGGATCATCTCCGATTCCACGAGAGTTCATGATGCTGTTGCCTTGGTTCCTCTAAATAAG CTCTCTTATGAGAATGTTGTGTTGCCACTGGCGGAACTCGAAGCGAGACAGCTTCCTCTTGTACAGTGCTGTGTGATTCCTAAGATGTTATCTCCTCATGATAATGTTCGTAGAgctagtgctgaagctgaggTGAAGATAGACGCTCATCTTCTCTCCTCCAG AAAACGTGAAGATGTTTACCGTGTTATCAGAATTTATGCTGCAAAGGGAGAATCAATTGCTCCCGAAGCTAAATGCTACTTACAGTGTCTG GTTAGAGACTTTGAGAACAATGGTCTGAACCTTACTGCAACAAAAAGAGTGGAAGTGGATAGATTGAGAAATGAAATTGATGAGCTAAGCTTGCGTTACGTTCAGAACTTAAATGAAGATAGTTCTTGTCTCTTTTTTACTGAAGCTGAGCTTGCTGGTCTGCCTCTGGAGTTCCTTCAG AGTTTGgataaaactcaaaataaagAATTCAAGCTCACCTTGGAAAGTAATCACGTGGCAGCTATTCTAGAGTTGTGCAAG ATAGCCAAGACAAGGAAGACAGTGGCTATGGCATATGGAAAGAGATGTGGAGATGCCAATATTCCGGTGTTACAAAAATTG GTTCAGTCGCGCCATAGATTAGCTCGCTTACTTGGTTATGCACACTTTGCAGATTATGCTCTTGATCATAGGATGTCAAAGACATCAACAAGG GTGATCAGATTCCTGGAGGACATCTCTTCCACTTTAACTGATTTGGCTAGTAGAGAGTTGTCCTTTTTGAAAGACTTGAAG AGGAAAGAAGAAGGGGGGCTTCCGTTTGGCGTAGAAGatcttttatattatataaagagGGTAGAGGAGTTGCAGTTTGATCTTGACTTTGGAGATATCCGACAATATTTTCCTGTCAGTTTGGTCCTTCCCGGGATCTTTAAAATATGTCAGGACCTTTTTG GAATAAAGATTGAAGAGGTGACAGAAATTGATGTCTGGTATTATGATGTTCGGGCATTTGCCGTCTTTGACTCCGGATCTGGAAAGCTTTTGGGATATTTCTATCTTGACATGTTTTCAAG GGAAGGGAAATTTAGTCAGAGCTGCGTGGTGGCTCTTCAGAACAATGCACTGTTCTCCAATGGTGCATGTCAG ATTCCTGTGGCATTGCTTATTGCACAATTTGCAAAGGATGGTGGTGAAGCTGTGCCTTTGGGGTTCTCTGAGGTGGTTAATCTTTTTCATGAGTTTGGCCATGTG GTCCAACATATCTGCAATCGTGCTTCATTTGCTAGATTCTCGGGCCTACGTGTTGACCCTGACTTTCGAGAGATCCCTTCTCAGTTACTGGAAAACTG GTGTTACGAGAGTTTCACTTTGAAACTAATATCAGGTTATCGTCAG GATATCACCAAGCCACTTGTGGATGAAGTCTGCAAAACACTCAAACGTTGGAGATATTCTTTCTCTGCACTCAAGTCGCTTCAGGAGATACTATACT GTCTATTCGATCAGAAAATATATGCGGATGATGATGTGGACTTTCACCAACTAATCAAGAGTCTTCATCCAAAG GTAATGGTAGGGCTACCAGTGGTGGAAGGAACAAACCCTGCTTCATGTTTCCCACGTGCTGTAATCGGCTCTGAAGCAACATGTTATAGCCGTTTATGGAGTGAG GTGTATGCTGCTGATATATTTGCTTCGCAATTTGGGGATGGGCATCCGAATTTGTATAGTGGCTTGCAGTTCAGAGACAAA GTGTTGGCCCCGGGAGGAGGCAAAGAAGCCATGGAACTCCTGACCAGTTTTCTTGGAAGGGAACCATCAACCCAAGCTTACATAGAGAGCCGATCAAAGTATAGTTTGTGA